In Archangium violaceum, the following are encoded in one genomic region:
- a CDS encoding FUSC family protein: protein MIQRLIEHAKEVARFAPVRPAVKAGLRSAIATILPVLVASVFHFSEGLWLSLGGFNASFADKGGSYRSRAAVMGATALAGALSVFVAGLAGNHPVLAIPVALLWVTACSYAGVYGAAANFVGNSAATTFVISLAMPAPGLLAALERGGLVLVGAAWAMVLSLVLWPIRPYRPARLAVARCFRAVADLVSGVGRLSTGAESAAWQALIQSQHGRLRETLEEARSTLAATRRGRQGESGRGERLLVLLQVADSMFGSVVALGDVVESLAHASGIRPVQEEVERALGALSRTLQELARLVETERPARQLPALDWGAEALQEVITRAEGALQAIDRARALHAARLLVQLREFACIAVETAASLADEHTPPHEHVVPGSYLTESKRPLLAPLRENLSWDSVVLRHALRVGLTTSVAVWLTHGLRQSHGYWVTITVLTIMQPYTGPTFLRWLQRLGGTVVGGILAAAVAAELHDPHLIMLLVFFTAAISVAVISLNYGLYTVFLTLTFVLLAEVGTGDWGLARVRILNTLMGGSLALVGTWFLWERSEKALLPAQLAEALRAEREFFRQVFSAWLGGQGRPEPALVEARRKVGLATINAEASFQRLLSEPRRRTEPLEPLMTLLAYTRRFATAVIAFSTTHHERVTERVRERLERFENVTAQALDDIAEAVAQGRAPAPLPNFGGLLGGDEPPTEIAAALAAEEPLLWAQLERVVRQLAVLHGAASRRATRPARED from the coding sequence ATGATCCAACGCCTGATCGAGCACGCGAAAGAGGTGGCCCGCTTCGCCCCGGTGCGGCCGGCGGTGAAGGCCGGCCTCCGGTCGGCGATCGCCACCATCCTCCCCGTGCTGGTGGCCAGCGTCTTCCACTTCTCGGAGGGGCTCTGGCTCAGCCTGGGTGGTTTCAACGCCTCCTTCGCGGACAAGGGGGGCTCGTACCGCTCCCGCGCGGCCGTCATGGGCGCCACGGCCCTCGCCGGAGCGCTCTCGGTCTTCGTGGCCGGACTGGCCGGAAACCATCCCGTCCTGGCCATCCCCGTGGCCCTGCTCTGGGTGACCGCCTGTAGCTACGCGGGCGTGTACGGAGCCGCGGCGAACTTCGTGGGCAACTCGGCGGCGACCACCTTCGTCATCTCCCTGGCCATGCCCGCTCCCGGCCTCCTCGCGGCCCTGGAGCGGGGAGGGCTCGTGCTCGTGGGCGCCGCCTGGGCGATGGTGCTCTCGCTCGTGCTCTGGCCGATCCGCCCCTATCGGCCCGCCCGCCTCGCCGTGGCGCGCTGCTTCCGGGCGGTGGCGGACCTCGTGAGCGGGGTGGGGCGCCTGTCGACGGGAGCCGAGAGCGCTGCCTGGCAGGCGTTGATCCAGAGCCAGCACGGGCGGCTTCGCGAGACCCTCGAGGAGGCCCGGAGCACCCTCGCCGCCACACGCCGCGGGAGGCAGGGGGAGAGTGGGCGAGGGGAGCGGCTGCTCGTCCTGCTTCAGGTCGCGGACTCGATGTTCGGCTCGGTGGTCGCCCTCGGTGACGTGGTGGAGAGCCTGGCGCATGCGAGCGGAATCCGCCCGGTCCAGGAGGAGGTGGAGCGCGCCCTCGGGGCCTTGTCCCGGACCCTCCAGGAACTCGCGCGTCTGGTCGAGACCGAGAGGCCGGCCCGTCAGTTGCCCGCGCTGGACTGGGGTGCCGAGGCACTCCAGGAGGTCATCACCCGGGCCGAGGGGGCCCTGCAGGCCATCGATCGGGCCAGAGCCCTCCACGCGGCACGGTTGCTGGTGCAGCTGCGGGAGTTCGCGTGCATCGCGGTGGAGACGGCCGCGAGCCTCGCCGACGAGCACACGCCTCCCCACGAGCATGTGGTGCCGGGGAGCTATCTGACCGAGTCGAAGCGCCCGCTCCTCGCGCCACTGCGGGAGAATCTCTCCTGGGACTCGGTGGTGCTCCGGCACGCGCTGCGGGTGGGTCTCACCACGTCGGTGGCTGTCTGGCTCACCCACGGCTTGCGTCAGAGCCACGGCTACTGGGTCACCATCACCGTGCTCACGATCATGCAGCCGTACACCGGTCCGACCTTCCTCCGATGGCTGCAGCGGTTGGGGGGCACGGTGGTGGGCGGAATCCTCGCCGCAGCGGTCGCCGCCGAGCTGCACGATCCGCACCTGATCATGCTGCTGGTGTTCTTCACCGCGGCGATCAGCGTCGCCGTCATCTCGCTCAATTATGGGCTCTACACCGTCTTCCTCACGCTCACCTTCGTGCTCCTGGCCGAGGTGGGGACCGGGGACTGGGGCCTGGCGCGGGTGCGGATCCTCAACACCTTGATGGGCGGTTCGCTGGCGCTGGTGGGCACCTGGTTCCTCTGGGAGCGGTCGGAGAAGGCGCTCCTTCCCGCGCAGTTGGCGGAGGCGCTGCGGGCGGAGCGTGAGTTCTTCCGGCAGGTGTTCTCCGCCTGGCTCGGTGGGCAGGGGCGCCCGGAGCCGGCTCTCGTCGAGGCGCGCCGGAAGGTGGGCCTGGCGACCATCAACGCCGAGGCCTCCTTCCAGCGGCTGCTCTCCGAGCCTCGAAGGCGGACGGAGCCGCTCGAGCCGCTGATGACCCTGCTGGCCTACACCCGCCGTTTCGCGACGGCGGTGATCGCCTTCTCCACCACCCACCATGAGCGGGTGACGGAGCGGGTCCGGGAGCGTCTGGAGCGCTTCGAGAACGTCACCGCGCAGGCCCTGGACGACATCGCCGAGGCGGTGGCCCAGGGGCGCGCGCCGGCGCCGCTCCCCAACTTTGGCGGACTGCTCGGCGGGGACGAGCCCCCCACCGAGATCGCGGCGGCGCTGGCCGCGGAGGAGCCCCTGCTGTGGGCCCAGCTCGAACGGGTGGTGCGGCAGCTCGCCGTCCTGCACGGAGCCGCGTCCCGAAGGGCCACCCGGCCCGCGCGGGAAGACTAG
- a CDS encoding B12-binding domain-containing radical SAM protein yields the protein MNGRRVLSPVLLVGAGTGEATCGILYLAGYLRRGGIEAFVRLYDGDETEEEVTRSLEALVARVRPRLVGISLKWFHHVHRALLLARTLREIDPEIRIVVGGNTASYWWRELHAFDCIDHIVLGDGERPLLALCQGDPAPPNCVTRAPDGTPRRLPLEYVQGATNSEDVYYSHFNDIFLSHQDRHAFSGWVAPGKGCGENCLYCGGARGNQKAAFGRAKPFLRSEESVRRDHQEIAHRTWQFRYDFSGSTAEFLQGTWAGVDLSRHSCMYFLWGVARMELIDALARTFEHVHMVLDIGCFSEQQRHEQMRRGLLKPCASDRELLEIIDRCRRHPNLDIEISGIAGLPFASAATLQEEVRLVERVISLDCLVGYQRLEAQPGALATEHPARFDMVTEARTFTEFLEYFERREPGDVSVPMLRFRDVALEAAVQRTSEHVDALARKHEEAKRRVAINGRTRLLNTAPSTLQFKLGEWLGHHRVPAKVAQEQVTVVRSVEGTSMACAPSLSPRRFTDPTLDQAEDGRILLTTLAVFEQPTTVATAVAQLGAKLRLDPHSAREVIDHLVDGRFLQPA from the coding sequence ATGAATGGCCGTCGCGTCCTCTCTCCAGTCCTCCTTGTCGGCGCCGGAACCGGCGAAGCAACCTGTGGGATCCTCTATCTCGCGGGCTATCTGCGGCGCGGCGGGATCGAAGCCTTCGTCCGGCTCTACGACGGGGACGAAACCGAGGAAGAGGTAACACGCTCGCTCGAAGCCCTGGTGGCCCGCGTGCGGCCCCGGCTCGTCGGGATCAGCCTCAAGTGGTTCCACCACGTCCACCGCGCGCTCCTCCTGGCTCGGACGCTGCGTGAGATCGACCCCGAGATCCGAATCGTCGTGGGCGGAAACACCGCCTCCTACTGGTGGCGGGAGCTGCACGCGTTCGACTGCATCGATCACATCGTCCTGGGCGACGGCGAGCGGCCGCTGCTGGCGCTCTGCCAGGGAGACCCCGCCCCGCCCAACTGCGTCACCCGGGCTCCGGACGGCACCCCGCGGCGGTTGCCACTGGAGTACGTGCAAGGCGCCACGAACAGCGAAGACGTCTACTACTCGCACTTCAACGACATCTTCCTGAGCCACCAGGATCGTCACGCCTTCTCGGGGTGGGTCGCGCCCGGCAAGGGGTGCGGTGAGAACTGCCTCTATTGCGGTGGGGCCCGCGGCAACCAGAAGGCGGCTTTCGGACGCGCGAAACCGTTTCTGCGCTCCGAGGAGAGTGTGCGCCGCGATCACCAGGAGATCGCCCACCGGACGTGGCAGTTCCGCTACGACTTCTCGGGAAGCACGGCGGAGTTCCTGCAAGGCACCTGGGCGGGGGTGGACCTCTCACGCCACTCCTGCATGTATTTCCTCTGGGGGGTGGCTCGGATGGAGCTCATCGACGCCCTGGCCCGGACCTTCGAGCACGTCCACATGGTGCTCGACATCGGCTGCTTCTCGGAGCAGCAGCGGCACGAGCAGATGCGTCGCGGCCTGCTCAAGCCCTGTGCCTCGGACCGGGAGCTCCTCGAGATCATCGACAGATGTCGCCGCCATCCGAACCTGGACATCGAGATCTCGGGAATCGCGGGCCTCCCCTTCGCCAGCGCCGCCACGCTCCAAGAGGAAGTTCGCCTGGTGGAGCGGGTGATCAGCCTCGACTGCCTGGTGGGCTACCAGCGGCTCGAAGCGCAGCCCGGGGCGCTCGCCACCGAGCACCCCGCGCGGTTCGACATGGTGACCGAAGCGCGAACGTTCACGGAGTTCCTCGAGTACTTCGAGCGACGCGAGCCCGGCGATGTGTCGGTGCCGATGCTGCGCTTCCGCGACGTGGCGCTCGAAGCGGCGGTGCAGCGCACGTCGGAGCACGTGGATGCCCTCGCGCGGAAGCACGAGGAGGCGAAGCGGAGGGTCGCGATCAACGGACGCACGCGCCTGCTGAACACCGCCCCCTCGACGCTTCAGTTCAAGCTCGGTGAGTGGTTGGGACATCACCGGGTCCCCGCGAAGGTGGCACAGGAACAGGTGACCGTCGTGCGGTCGGTGGAGGGAACGAGCATGGCCTGTGCGCCTTCGCTCAGCCCACGACGGTTCACCGACCCGACGCTGGATCAGGCCGAGGACGGGAGGATCCTCCTGACCACCCTGGCCGTCTTCGAGCAGCCGACGACGGTCGCCACCGCGGTGGCGCAGTTGGGGGCGAAGCTGAGGCTCGACCCGCACTCGGCGCGCGAGGTCATCGATCACCTCGTTGACGGACGCTTCCTGCAACCGGCGTGA
- a CDS encoding SDR family oxidoreductase, giving the protein MTRRLEGKTALVTGAGSGIGRAVAIAFAREGARVIVSDVNVAGGEATVAAIQKQGGETRFIRCDISKSSEVEALVRGTVEAFGRLDCAVNNAGIAGLMAPTGDYPEDAWDQVIATNLKGAWLCMKQEIQQMLKQGGGSIVSTASVAGLVGIQMAPAYVAAKHGLVGLTKAAALDYAKANIRINAVCPGVVRTPMVTVSTDQSKELEAALMAAEPVGRMAQPEEIAEAVVWLSSGAASFITGAALPVDGGFVAQ; this is encoded by the coding sequence ATGACCAGAAGATTGGAAGGCAAGACGGCGCTCGTGACGGGAGCTGGTTCGGGCATCGGTCGCGCGGTGGCGATCGCGTTCGCTCGCGAGGGTGCACGGGTCATCGTCTCCGACGTCAACGTCGCGGGCGGCGAGGCGACCGTGGCGGCCATCCAGAAGCAGGGCGGAGAGACGCGCTTCATCCGCTGCGACATCTCGAAGTCCTCCGAGGTGGAGGCGCTCGTTCGCGGCACGGTGGAAGCCTTCGGGCGGCTGGACTGCGCCGTGAACAACGCCGGCATCGCCGGACTCATGGCCCCCACGGGTGACTATCCCGAGGACGCCTGGGACCAGGTCATCGCCACCAACCTCAAGGGCGCGTGGCTGTGCATGAAGCAGGAGATCCAACAGATGCTGAAGCAGGGGGGCGGCAGCATCGTCAGCACCGCCTCGGTGGCGGGGCTGGTGGGCATCCAGATGGCGCCCGCGTACGTGGCCGCCAAGCACGGCCTCGTCGGCCTCACGAAGGCGGCCGCGCTGGATTACGCCAAGGCCAACATCCGCATCAACGCGGTGTGCCCGGGCGTCGTCCGCACGCCCATGGTCACGGTCTCCACCGATCAGAGCAAGGAGCTGGAAGCCGCACTGATGGCCGCGGAGCCGGTGGGCCGGATGGCGCAGCCGGAGGAGATCGCCGAGGCCGTGGTGTGGTTGTCCTCGGGTGCGGCGTCATTCATCACGGGCGCCGCACTGCCCGTGGATGGTGGCTTCGTCGCGCAGTAG
- a CDS encoding trifunctional serine/threonine-protein kinase/ATP-binding protein/sensor histidine kinase, producing the protein MLSIPGYTLRGAIKATSTNLIFHAVRDADGLPLILKTPVAASLGPRELERYRREFSILQRLQDVRGVTRVHACERLQERPVLLLEEVEGAPLSELTGRPFEALQALSLITSLTSTLAELHRRGVIHKDLKPSNIIVTPSGDTRLIDFGTATLQLVEHVDAAPASLIEGTLAYMSPEQTGRMNRPVDYRTDLYSLGVTLYELLTGSRPFHGRDALEWFHAHMAQVPQPPLEREPGLPPVLSAIALKLLAKVAEERYQSADGLVADLERCRDNLLRGVHEDFPLGVHDYPTHFQLPQRLYGRGAEAVALRQGFERVAQNGRPELLLVHGYSGIGKSALVNELHKPVVRQRGFFLSGKFEQFQRDIPYATLAQAIHGLTQQLLASTDEELARWSKHLNEAWEQQGQVLVDVVPQLGLVVGGQPSVQELPPSEAQHRFHRVFRKFLGVFATAEHPLVVFLDDLQWADLASLQVLHHLLTHPETPPVLLIGAYRDNEVDPAHPLAQTLEGLRKAGARMTALQLEPLSLDEVRQLVADTLPGAGMEVIEPLSALAREKTGGNPFFLLQFMRTLNQDGLLVRTPEGPWYWDTEATRARGYSDNVVDFMAGKLRQLPLGTQHLLRLAACVGNSFTLQMLGLISHMPEPSEVEQGLEPALQEGMLVRASPEQYRFLHDRIQQAARVLIPEEERKTVHLRIGRLLLASLPPEAVREKLFDVVSHLNAGAELIDKPEERLRVALLNAEAGRKAKSSTAFRSATAYLTQAFQFLPGDPWESEPELAFKVQLDRAMCEFMSGNAAEVRRLVEELRPRARTRADTAAVYRLKGNLHVAASEIQTALATLVECLAQMGMPMSLRPTWEEVVAANEEVWTLLGNRPIESLVDLPRMTDPDMEAVMSVLGALFAPAYFTDPNLLIVNLCRMVSLSIRHGNNASSAHGYAWYGVVLGPAFKRYREAHAFGQLAWAIVERYDLSAIRGKILYIQEVINNWTQPLSESLELVRRGFHYSLQASDFQISSFCCGHIVSLRLALGHDLEEVYQESVARLAFLRKASFPDMQFVLIHIQRYVQQLRGLSPSFGSLNGEDFDEKSFEAGLTPARMSTMRCWYWLFKMQARFLSGAYAEAREAGARAAELAWSSLGQIQLLDFHLFRALTLAACYGKMTPEERPQALATIHEHQQQLAEWASHKPATFRAPERMVSAELARITDREGEALRAYEEAHQSAHEHGFIQNVALASELAARFWYERKVPTLADTYARKAREAWLRWGARGKVKHLDSEWPHLAASLSPAETATDTDSTQIDALTIVKAQQAISSEIVLERLATTLLRAALENAGAQRGALLLPRGDKLSVVAVVGTSPEDAASQPDESRLPWTLISYVRRTREHVLIGDASQPHPFSSDHWLEHGGARSVLCLPLLRQEDFRGVLYLENGLATNAFTPSRLSLLEHLASQAAISIENAQLYAEVQRAEAALRSANDDLEKRVEERTLELKQTQARLVNSARGAGMAEVAANVLHNVGNVLTSAVINLQTMVETVNASRMGRIKQVGDLLEANLGGLADFLTRDPRGTQLPGYLSALGDELLREQKALQDSMAAMGKHIEHIRAIVQIQQTYARNTLVLEECDLPLLINDALSIQLPSLQRHGITITRELPPLPRMQLDKHKVVQILVNLISNAKNAMLALPSQQRHLHVRLEADGNRARIQVVDNGMGIAPELRERLFSQGFTTREGGHGLGLHSSALAAKMLGGNLTLESEGPGKGATATLELPFT; encoded by the coding sequence ATGTTGAGCATCCCCGGCTACACCCTTCGAGGGGCCATCAAGGCCACCAGCACCAACCTGATCTTCCATGCGGTGCGCGATGCCGATGGCCTTCCCCTCATCCTCAAGACACCTGTAGCCGCCTCCCTGGGCCCACGAGAGCTCGAGCGCTACCGCCGTGAGTTCAGCATCCTTCAGCGCCTCCAGGACGTGCGCGGGGTCACCCGCGTCCATGCCTGCGAGCGTCTCCAGGAGCGCCCGGTCCTCCTGTTGGAGGAGGTGGAAGGCGCCCCCCTGTCCGAGCTCACCGGCCGCCCCTTCGAGGCGCTCCAAGCCCTCTCCCTGATCACCTCCCTGACCTCCACCCTGGCCGAGCTCCACCGCCGCGGCGTCATCCACAAGGACCTCAAACCTTCCAACATCATCGTCACCCCCTCGGGCGACACCCGGCTCATCGACTTCGGCACCGCCACCCTTCAGCTCGTCGAGCACGTGGACGCGGCCCCCGCCTCTCTCATCGAGGGCACCCTGGCCTACATGTCTCCAGAGCAGACCGGGCGCATGAACCGCCCGGTCGACTACCGCACCGATCTCTACTCGCTGGGGGTCACCCTCTATGAGCTGCTGACCGGCAGCCGCCCCTTTCATGGGCGCGACGCACTCGAGTGGTTCCATGCGCACATGGCACAAGTGCCCCAGCCACCGCTGGAGCGGGAACCGGGCCTGCCTCCAGTCCTCTCCGCCATCGCCCTCAAGCTGTTGGCCAAGGTCGCCGAGGAGCGCTACCAGAGCGCCGACGGACTCGTCGCGGACCTCGAGCGGTGCCGGGACAACCTGCTCCGGGGCGTGCACGAGGATTTTCCCCTCGGAGTGCACGACTACCCCACCCACTTCCAGCTCCCCCAACGCCTCTACGGGCGGGGCGCCGAGGCCGTGGCCCTGCGCCAGGGCTTCGAGCGCGTGGCGCAGAACGGACGGCCCGAGCTGCTCCTGGTCCACGGGTACTCCGGCATCGGTAAATCCGCCCTGGTCAACGAGCTGCACAAGCCCGTGGTGCGCCAGCGCGGTTTCTTCCTCAGCGGCAAGTTCGAACAGTTCCAGCGGGACATCCCCTACGCCACCCTGGCCCAGGCCATCCACGGCCTGACGCAACAGCTGCTGGCGAGCACCGACGAGGAGCTGGCCCGCTGGAGCAAGCACCTGAACGAGGCCTGGGAGCAACAGGGCCAGGTCCTCGTGGACGTGGTGCCCCAGCTCGGACTCGTCGTCGGCGGGCAGCCCTCGGTCCAGGAGCTGCCTCCCTCCGAGGCCCAGCACCGCTTCCACCGCGTCTTCCGCAAGTTCCTCGGTGTCTTCGCCACCGCCGAGCACCCCCTCGTCGTCTTCCTGGATGATCTCCAGTGGGCGGATCTCGCCAGCCTCCAGGTCCTCCACCACCTGCTCACCCACCCGGAGACACCTCCAGTCCTGCTCATCGGGGCCTACCGCGACAACGAGGTCGACCCCGCCCACCCCCTGGCGCAGACCCTGGAGGGGCTGCGCAAGGCCGGTGCGCGGATGACCGCTCTCCAGCTCGAGCCGCTGAGCCTCGACGAGGTGCGACAGCTCGTCGCCGACACGCTCCCTGGAGCGGGGATGGAGGTGATCGAACCGCTCTCGGCATTGGCTCGCGAGAAGACCGGAGGCAATCCCTTCTTCCTGCTGCAGTTCATGCGGACGCTCAACCAGGACGGGCTCCTGGTCCGCACACCCGAGGGTCCCTGGTACTGGGACACCGAAGCCACCCGTGCCAGGGGCTACTCCGACAACGTCGTCGACTTCATGGCCGGCAAGCTGCGCCAGCTGCCCCTGGGCACCCAGCACCTGCTGCGGCTCGCGGCCTGTGTCGGCAACTCGTTCACGCTCCAGATGCTCGGCCTCATCTCCCACATGCCGGAGCCCTCCGAGGTGGAGCAGGGTCTCGAGCCCGCGCTCCAGGAGGGCATGCTGGTGCGTGCCAGTCCGGAGCAGTACCGCTTCCTCCACGACCGCATCCAGCAGGCGGCCCGCGTCCTCATCCCCGAGGAGGAGCGCAAGACCGTCCACCTGCGCATCGGCCGGTTGCTGCTCGCGAGCCTGCCGCCGGAAGCGGTGCGCGAGAAGCTCTTCGACGTCGTGAGCCATCTCAACGCCGGAGCGGAGCTGATCGACAAACCCGAGGAGCGGCTCCGCGTGGCGCTCCTGAACGCCGAGGCCGGACGGAAGGCCAAGAGCTCCACGGCCTTCCGCTCGGCCACCGCCTACCTCACCCAGGCCTTCCAGTTCCTGCCGGGAGACCCCTGGGAGAGCGAGCCCGAGCTGGCCTTCAAGGTCCAGCTCGACCGGGCCATGTGCGAGTTCATGAGCGGTAACGCCGCCGAGGTGCGCCGTCTGGTGGAGGAGCTCCGGCCCCGGGCCAGAACCCGCGCGGACACGGCGGCCGTCTACCGCTTGAAGGGCAACCTCCACGTCGCCGCCAGCGAGATCCAGACGGCCCTCGCCACCCTCGTGGAGTGTCTTGCCCAGATGGGCATGCCCATGTCCCTGCGCCCGACCTGGGAGGAGGTCGTGGCCGCCAACGAGGAGGTGTGGACGCTGCTGGGCAATCGCCCCATCGAGAGTCTCGTTGACCTGCCTCGCATGACGGACCCGGACATGGAGGCGGTGATGAGCGTGCTCGGCGCCCTGTTCGCGCCAGCGTACTTCACCGATCCCAACCTGCTCATCGTCAACCTGTGCCGGATGGTCTCCCTCAGCATCCGCCACGGCAACAACGCCTCGTCCGCGCACGGGTATGCCTGGTACGGCGTGGTGCTGGGCCCCGCCTTCAAGCGGTACCGGGAGGCCCACGCCTTCGGCCAGCTCGCCTGGGCCATCGTCGAGCGCTACGACCTCTCCGCCATCCGCGGCAAGATCCTCTACATCCAGGAGGTCATCAACAACTGGACCCAGCCCCTCTCCGAGAGCCTGGAGCTCGTCCGCCGGGGCTTCCACTACTCGCTCCAGGCCAGTGATTTCCAGATCTCGAGCTTCTGCTGCGGCCACATCGTCTCGCTCCGGCTCGCGCTGGGGCACGACCTGGAGGAGGTCTATCAGGAGTCGGTCGCACGCCTGGCCTTCCTGCGCAAGGCGAGCTTCCCGGACATGCAGTTCGTCCTCATCCACATCCAGCGCTACGTGCAGCAGTTGCGCGGCCTCTCCCCGTCATTCGGCTCGCTGAACGGGGAGGACTTCGACGAGAAGTCCTTCGAGGCCGGGCTGACCCCCGCCCGGATGAGCACCATGCGGTGCTGGTATTGGCTCTTCAAGATGCAGGCGCGCTTCCTGAGTGGCGCCTACGCCGAGGCGCGCGAGGCGGGGGCCCGGGCCGCCGAGCTGGCCTGGTCCTCGCTCGGCCAGATCCAGCTCCTGGACTTCCACCTCTTCCGCGCCCTGACCCTGGCCGCCTGCTACGGGAAGATGACACCCGAGGAGCGGCCCCAGGCCCTGGCGACAATCCACGAGCACCAGCAACAGCTCGCCGAATGGGCCAGCCACAAGCCCGCGACCTTCCGCGCCCCCGAGCGGATGGTGTCCGCGGAGCTGGCCCGCATCACGGACCGGGAAGGCGAGGCCCTCCGCGCCTATGAGGAAGCACACCAGTCGGCCCATGAGCACGGCTTCATCCAGAACGTCGCCCTGGCCAGCGAGCTCGCCGCCCGCTTCTGGTACGAGCGGAAGGTGCCGACCCTCGCCGACACCTACGCCCGCAAGGCCCGGGAGGCCTGGCTGCGCTGGGGCGCCAGGGGCAAGGTGAAGCACCTGGACTCCGAGTGGCCCCACCTGGCCGCCTCCCTGTCACCCGCGGAGACCGCCACCGATACGGATTCCACGCAGATCGACGCGCTCACCATCGTCAAGGCCCAGCAGGCCATCTCCAGCGAGATCGTCCTCGAGCGGCTGGCGACCACGCTGCTCCGTGCCGCCCTCGAGAACGCCGGGGCCCAACGCGGAGCCCTGCTGCTGCCCCGCGGCGACAAGCTCTCCGTGGTCGCCGTCGTGGGAACTTCGCCGGAGGATGCCGCCTCCCAGCCGGACGAGTCCCGGCTGCCATGGACCCTCATCTCCTACGTCAGGAGGACCCGCGAGCACGTGCTCATCGGCGACGCCTCCCAGCCTCATCCCTTCTCGTCCGATCACTGGCTCGAGCACGGCGGCGCCCGCTCCGTGCTCTGCCTGCCCCTGCTGCGCCAGGAGGACTTCCGCGGCGTGCTGTACCTGGAGAACGGCCTCGCCACCAACGCCTTCACCCCCTCCCGCCTCTCCCTGCTCGAACACCTCGCCAGCCAGGCCGCCATCTCCATCGAGAACGCCCAGCTCTACGCCGAGGTCCAGCGCGCGGAGGCCGCGCTGCGCAGTGCCAATGACGACCTGGAGAAGCGCGTGGAGGAGCGCACGCTCGAGCTCAAGCAGACCCAGGCGCGGCTGGTGAACTCCGCGCGCGGGGCCGGCATGGCCGAAGTGGCCGCCAACGTGCTGCACAACGTCGGCAACGTCCTCACCAGCGCCGTCATCAACCTCCAGACCATGGTCGAGACGGTGAATGCCTCGCGCATGGGCCGGATCAAACAGGTCGGCGACCTCCTCGAGGCGAACCTCGGTGGACTGGCGGACTTCCTCACCCGGGATCCGCGCGGGACCCAGCTGCCTGGCTACCTCTCCGCGCTCGGCGACGAGCTGCTCCGCGAGCAGAAAGCGCTCCAGGACAGCATGGCGGCCATGGGCAAGCACATCGAGCACATCCGCGCCATCGTCCAGATCCAGCAGACCTACGCGCGCAACACGCTCGTCCTCGAGGAGTGCGATCTCCCGCTGCTCATCAACGATGCCCTGAGCATCCAGTTGCCCTCCCTCCAACGCCACGGCATCACCATCACCCGGGAGCTCCCTCCCCTACCCAGGATGCAGCTCGACAAGCACAAGGTGGTGCAGATCCTCGTCAACCTCATCAGCAACGCCAAGAACGCCATGCTCGCCCTCCCCAGTCAGCAGCGCCACCTGCACGTCCGGCTGGAGGCGGATGGCAACAGGGCCCGGATCCAGGTCGTGGACAACGGCATGGGCATCGCTCCGGAGCTCCGCGAGCGGCTCTTCTCCCAGGGCTTCACGACCCGGGAGGGTGGACATGGCCTGGGCCTGCACTCCAGCGCGCTCGCGGCGAAGATGCTCGGGGGCAACCTCACCCTGGAGAGCGAAGGACCGGGCAAGGGCGCCACGGCCACCCTCGAGCTGCCCTTCACGTAA